From the Lathyrus oleraceus cultivar Zhongwan6 chromosome 3, CAAS_Psat_ZW6_1.0, whole genome shotgun sequence genome, the window CACATTGGGGAGTCGTTGTCGATGCTCTTTTAGAGAGTTACTCATTAGGCCCATTTGAAACCTCTTTAATTCAACTATATGTCGACCATGTTGCTAGGCATGTATGGGAAGGGGAGGTATATTTATTTTCTTTTGGGATTGATATGTTTTTAACTAATTAAATCGATGTTGATGGTGATATTTTCTTTTGACAATAGCGTTATTGTTTATAATATGTAAACCACGACGGAAAGATATTGGATATGGCACAAGCCATAACTGCTTGGTTTATTGATGTTATTGGCTATTATAGTTTTGTCAGTTTATGCTCTTCTGCTTACATGACCATAAACCAAGACATGCATGCAAATTTTGTTGAGAGACGACACTCAAAGACGTCATCTTTCCACCTACCTATAGGCGAGATGACTGTCACCTTGGATGAAGTCTCATGCCTCCTACATCTTCCCATCAGAGGGTGATTACTAGACCACAAGAGGATCAGGCGAGAGCAATGGGTCGACATGATGGTCACCCATTTGGGGGTTGACCCAGCTGATGTCGCACAAGAGAAACATGACACTAGAGGTGTTCATGCTAGGTTTAGTTTTTTGGAAAAGATTCATAAAAAACCATCTACAGTGGGTCCTATATGACAGTGAGAGTTGTCTTTGGAAGACAAAGCAGATGACAGGGAATTGCACACCTCTTATGGTAATTTCTTGTTACTAATATTTTCATAAGTCATTTGTTACACTTGTTATGAATATTGTATCCAAATCATTTTTAAGGATGAATCATCTCTCACTTCCCTCACGTCACCGGGTGGGAAGTTGCATCTGCCTACAATGAGGATTGGCCACGTGCAGCCGTTTTTGCTCCGTATAGGGGAAATGGTGCGGTCGAGCCATTCAAAGTCTCTTTTGACCGTATGGTACCAGATGACGTTTGCTTCTGCCCATACGACGACCACCGCCAGACACGTCAGTTTGTCGTCATTTCTTTATATGCAGGTAATCTCTATGTATCCTTATCTTCCCGAACGAGTGATGCGCCAGTTTGACTACTTGCAAATTATTATGAGATTTCCGACGTCTGTCGCAAAGATCTACATGAGATATTGGATGATTTCGGAAGTCACTTGGTACCAGAGGAATATGTCGGAAGCCAACTCATGTACACTAGACTTATGTTGAGGGCTACATGACGTTGTTCTATAGGGTGTCACACCCTATCATGACATCAGACTTTTCAACTAACAAGGAGGTACTTGAGATTCAAGATGGGCATGCCGAGAACGTGACGGCTGTCTCTCAGCATGTTCCGGAGATGGATAGAGGAGCTATAGAGAAGGGACTCTTTGAAGATGATTGTCCCTAATAGAGTTATTAGAAACCAAACTTAATATTCAAATGATTATAACACTTTGACCCTATACACCAATCAGTTTACTAAATTAATCGTAGAGGGAGTGAATTAAATTTAAGTGTTTAGATTAAATATAACATGTGGTATCATAAGTAAATTTAGAAATTGAAATTGACAATGACCGATACCTACAATATAATTATATACAAATAGTGATTCCCTCGTTATTGATTATTGTCATTGTAAAAGAGTAAGTCTGTGTCAATTAATGTCATGATCACGCCACATCCTGTTATTATATTAGTATAACATATCGCACATAAAACTTACTTACAGAATAATTAAGACTGGCCATCTCTATGCCATGTTTCCTCCTTCTTCTCTCTACCACTACTCACATAATCATGATACATCTTCATTCAAGAGTTTTTGGTTCTTCATTCCAACTACCTTAGCTCTATTAACCTCACTTTTCATTATTTTCTATGTTTACTATACTTCAATcatcttcaccattcatcatcaACACCACAACCTCCAACCTACTCTTCACTTCAAATCATTATCTCCAACCTTACTCAACAATGATTCTGAGTTCATCAAGTCTAACACTTTCAAATTGGATGATCATGGACTACAAAGTCAACGTGGTTTATCACCACAACCCAGCTCAAAGGGTATGtaaaagtttctattattattattattattattaaagAATTTTTAGTGTATGGTTTTGATTTTGTCAAAATATAAGTATCATTCATTTATTAAGGCGGCTTAACTGGTTTTTAATACTATTGTTTTTCtataatatatttaattattattattttatttgatcAATTTCTTTATTTACAATAAATAATTAAGAGTATTGTTGGCAAATTTATAATTAATGATGTGATCAGGTAATTAAGAACACATTTTTTTATAAATATGACATGTAAAAAGGATAAAAAGAGTGATTTGTTTAATCGTCAAAGTTTATAAGTCTTTCATGTTTATTGATTGAATATTCAAAGTTTAAGTCTTTCACGTTTGTTGATTCATGACATCATTTTTATTCAATACATGCATGCTGCTTTTGAACCTGGAATATTTATTTGACTTTTCTGGATGATTCTATAGGTAACAAAGTGAATTATTTAAGTGGTTAATGAAGTAGAATAATTATTAATTAGATTCTAAATTTTAACTAGAATAATTATTAATTAAGTTTTATTTAttcaaatccaatttttttttacCGCAGAATCAAATCTACACGAGCATGCTATTGCTTATAGTTTACAAAAATCTGAGGAAAACAACAATGTGTTCCATGAGAGAGAGATATTTCTGGAAGACTATAAGGAAATGAATAGAAGCTTTAAGATATATGTTTATCCACACAACAAAGATGATCCTTTTGCAAATGTGCTTTTGCCTATGAAAACCGAACCTAGTGGAAACTATGCCAGTGAAAGTTACTTCAAAAAAGCACTTATGAAAAGCCATCTCATCACAAAAGATCCAACAGAAGGTGATCTTTTCTTCATGCCATTTTCCATAGCAAGCTTACGTCATGATCGTCGAGTCGGCGTGGGAGGTATCAAAGATTTCATCAGAGACTATGTTCGGAATATCAATCAGAAGTATCCGTATTGGAATCGCACCGGCGGCGCGGATCACTTTTACGTGGCATGTCATTCAATTGGAAGGACTGCCATGGATAAAGCAGTAGACGTGAAATTCAATGCCATTCAAGTTGTTTGCTCGTCAAGTTATTTCTTATCAGGTTATATCACTCATAAGGATGCATGCTTACCGCAAATTTGGCCAAGAAATGATAACAATAACCCCTCCAACCTTGTTTCATCCATTAGGAAAAAACTAGCTTTCTTTGCTGGAGCAGTGAATTCTCCATTACGGAGAATTGTTGTTGAGACATGGAAAAATGATTCGGAAATCTTTGTTCATCACGGAAGATTGAAAACACCATACGCAGATGAGTTATTAGGGAGCAAGTTTTGTCTTCACGTTAAAGGCTATGAAGTGAACACGGCACGTATAGGAGATTCTTTGTACTATGGCTGTGTTCCGGTGATCGTTGCCGATTATTATGATCTTCCATTTGTAGATGTTTTGAACTGGAAGAGCTTTTCTGTTGTTGTGACTACGTTAGACGTGCCTTTTTTGAAGAAGATTCTGAAAGGTGTGGTTAGTTCTGGTGAGTATTTGATGCTACATAGGAATGTGTTGAAGGTTAGAGAACACTTTCAATGGCATTCACCTCCACTTGATTTTGATGTGTTCTACATGGTTATGTATGAATTATGGCTTAGACGAAGTTCTATACCGCTTTTGTTGGAGGATTCTTAGGAAATACAGTAGATTTATTTGAGTATTCAATTGGTTGGTTACTCTGTATAATAAATAAAGTTATGCAGAAATGAATAAAtgattttaatattattttaacaTAATTGCAACCCATTAATTTTTACTAGTTAAGACCATCTACAAAGTACATCAAGTAGCCAAACTATTTATCGCGGAAATAGTGAAGTTACATGGTGTACCGGTAAGCATTGTATCAGAATGTGATCATAAATTCACATAACGTTTTTTTTCAGGCTTTTCATTAAGTTTTGGGGGACAAGATTGAATTTCAGTACGGAAAACCATGTACAAACAGATGATTAGACGGAGAGAACAATTTAGGCGATGGAAGATATGCCACGGGCTTGCATCTTGGAAGACGAAGGGAATTGGAAACAAGATTTTTTATTAATTGAATTTACATATAATAACAATCATCATTCTAGTATTGGAATGATTTCGTATGAAGTCTTATATGGTAGGAAGTACAAAACACCTTTATGTTGGGTCGAAATAGGTGACAAAAGGGATTCTAGGAATCGAAGTAgtaaaaaaaaaactattaagTAGATAAAGTCAATTCAAGAGAAAGTGAAGCAGGCCTAGAGTCGCCAGAAGAGTTATACATATGAACGTAGAAAACCACTTGAATTTGAATAAGGGGACATATATGTGTTTTTGAAGGTTATTCATAAGTTAGGGCTACGAGGAGTATTTAAGATGAAGAAGTTAAGTCATCGATACATATAACCCTTCCAAATTTTGGATCGAGTCTGAACAATGGCATATCAACGGGTGTTGCCTCCGTCTCTATCTAGAATACATGATATATTCCGCGTATTTCAACTTAGAAAGTTTGTGCCAAATCATTTCCAACCCGTATTGAAGGAGTCAATATAGCTTGAATCAGACCTCACCTTCCAACCTCAACCAATTCAGGTTGTGGACCTTGATGTGAAATGTCTAAGGAACAAAGACATACCTTTGATGAATGTAGTGTGGGGAGGATCATATCTTGAATAAGCCATGTGAGAGGTGGAATCATAAATGTAATCGAATTATCCTTCACATTTTTAGGTAAATATCAAATTTCTAGGAGATGGATGTTGTTATTTTGAATAGGGAGAATGCCAAAAATTTCATCAAGACTTTCCAAAGGGTTTACGGCAGGGACCCGAGTGATGCTGAAATTAAGGATCATTTATCACGTGGAGTTCAACCAGCTAGTGTCAATTAGATCAATCCATTTATGATCTTTAAGGCTGGTGAGATACCCCTAAGAGGAGTCAAGTTTATGGAGTCAACTAATGCGATCAAATACGGATGGGTAGACTTCGAGATAGTGGGAGCCTCTTATGTTTTAAGTGACTCAACGGTCATGAGTATAGCTAAATCGTAGTTGGTCCCCTTTCTGACTGATATGTTCTTTTAGTGGGCTCAGGAAAAAGGATATGCAACACTTTTAAGGGGTTCCATATTCCTTTTTATGAGTGTCTGTTCACCCGAATAAACTTATGGCTGCCCATATCTGAATTTTAGGTGGAGGTGTTGAAGTTTTTGAAGGTTTCCCCCTCACAGCTTCACACTAGTGCATGTGTTTTTATAAAGGTGTTTCAATTTTGAGCAAAGTATAGGTCTTGGAAACCTTCCTACCGATTGTTCTTCCACATTTTTTCCTAACACATACCTTTAGATGTAATATATGGGATCAGGGACTTATTGTGATACACCAACATGTTCCTTTGTTTGGCTCTTTTTCCAAAAACTAAGGCGACATCCGAGACCACTACTGGGAAAAACACGTTTAACATCGGTTGAATATGAGGTGTTACCTCAATTTTATATGTGAGATAATGAAAGGCATCATAAAAAGTGCACCACTTTACTTCTCGGTTTTATCTATACCGACGGGTAATGTGTAAAGGTCATGGGTTCGATCCCCAGGGAGACCGTTTGTGGAATTTTAAATGGTGAAAACATCTTTCCCCTCGATTTTGACTTTTAACTGACGGGTAAAACATaattgagtttattatatctaagTCGATTGCTTATTTCAAATATCCCTAATTGAACATATAACTTTTTAAATTGGTTTACAAATTAATTATATGAACAATTAtgttatatttgaagaacaacttATATTAACCACTGATTTTCGAGCATCTTacaactcatcattcatctcgCATTCTTTAATGTTTAAAATCTCGTTCAATGTTTCAGGTTCTTCATTCAACATTTCCTTCTCTACTAATTCATTCTTCAAGACATACAATTTGATGCTTTACAAAATGAACAAGTATAGAATAAAGTTGAACAAAAATAAGCAGCATTGAGAGAGATTTTAACAATTAAAGAATGTGAGATAAATGATGAGTTGCAAAATGCTCGAAAAACATTAATTAGTGTAAGATGTTTTTCAAATACAACATAATTTTTCATATTATTATTTCCTAAATGAATTTAATAGGTTATATGTTCAAAGAGGGGTTAGTGAAAAAAATAATCGGCATTAGATATAATAACTCAATTGTATTTTATGTCACTATAGTGTCCTCTTAACATGTTAGGCGGAACAAGATGAAAGTTGCACAAAgaatcacaaaaatataatcTTAATATCAATCTCAGACTCAaactcaataacaacaactaAACAACAACATATAGTTCTTCATAACTTTGTGAAGTATAAcaactaaacaacaacaacaataacatcaataaataaaaaacaacactaaataacaacaaaaacaaattCAATCGCAATCTAAACAAAAACTAACATTAAACAACAACTAAAAAAACAATCTCTCAACAAAACTACATCAACATTAAACTTATAACACCAATTTAAATAAACTTATAATGTACTTATCTCAACAAAAATAAACAATGTATTATCTCGATTTAAacaaaacaacaataacaaaaagaTTAAACTTCTAGGACTTTGggtctcaacaacaacaacaacaaagaacaacaaagaacaacaacaacaacaacaataaacaAACAATGACAACGACAAAgacaaatacaacaacaacaacaacaacggagacaataacaacaacaaacaatgacaaagacaacgACAACGACGATGATAACGACAACAACAATgataacaacaacaacaataataataacaaaaaaatagcaacaacaacaagaagaagaacaacaacaacagtaacaacaacaataacaataacaataacaatagcaacagcaacaacaacagaaacaacaacaacaacaacaccaccaACAACACCATCACCAATAACAACaccacaaccaccaccaccaccaccaccaacaacaacagtaacaacaacaacaataataacaataacaacactAACATCAgtaacaacaataacaacaacaataacaataataaaatagcaacaacaacaataataaaatagcaacaacaacaacaacaacaccaccaccaccaccaccaacaacaacaacaacaacaatgacgacaacaacaacaacaacgacaacaacatcaacaacaatagcaacaactacaacaacaacagaaacaacaacaacaataacaataacaagagcaacaacaataacaacaacagcaacaataatgacaacaacaacaacaataacaacaatagcaacaacaacaacaacaataataataacaacaacaacaacaaagacaacAACAGCAGTAACAACATCAATAAGAActgcaacaacaacaacaacaatgacaacaacaataacaacaacaacaacaacaataacaacagaaacaacaacaataataatatcaacaataacaacaacaacaataacaacaccaccaccaataacaacaccaacaccaacactaacaacaacaacaacattaacaacaacaacatcaacaccaccaccaccaacaacaacaacaacaacaacaataacagcAGCACCACATCCACAATCActagcaacaacaacaacaataacgataataacagcaacaacaacaataataattacgacaacaacaacaacatcaacaataacaataacaacaacgacaacaacaacaacaaggacaacaacatcaataacaatagcaataacaacaacagcaatagaaataacaacaacaacgacaacaacaacaacaataacaacaataacagCAACGacaccaccaccaacaacaataacaccaccaccaacaataacaatatcaacaacaataacaataacaacgacgacaacaacaacaacaacaataataataacaacaacaacaacaacaaagtaacaacaacgacaacaatagcatcatcatcatcaacaacaacaacaacagtaacaataacagcaacaacaacaacaacaacaacaacaaccatcaccaccacaacaacaataataaaaagtagcaacaacaataataatagcaacaacaacaacaaaaataacaaaaataacaacaataacaactacattaacaacaacaacaacgacgacgacaacaacaacgacaacataTTAAAATCGGTGGTACTTTATAATggtatttttttaaaaattgatatgtatttttatataataatataaatgacaatatataaatatatattatgcGCGTATGAGATAGATTAATAAGGTATCCTTACCCGAATACATACCCATTTATTTTAGTGAGTATTTACCTGTGCCTATGCACGAGTCCATTTGATGGGTTTCTATCTTATTCGTTATAGACATTTTAGTACTTAGTGTGTATGAGCTTAATTGTCATCCCTACTAAACATTTAATTGCAATAATAATGAGCATTTAAATTGACACTTCTAATTAAACATGGCAACCATTTAGAGCACTTTTACTATTATACCATTTGTAAAAactataattttttttaaatttacAATATGTAtcaaaaaaatttgaattttccaatATTTTATCagaaatttaaaaaatttcataaaaaatgaatatttcCAATAAAAATTTTGGGGACAAGATTGAATTTCATTACAGAAAACCATGTGCAAACAGATGGTTAGACGAAAGGAACAATTTAGGCGATGGAAGATATGCCACGGGCTTGCATCTTGGAAGACGAAGGGAATTGGAAACAAGATTTtttattaattgaatttataTATAATAACGGTTGTCATTCTAATATTGGGATGACTTCGTATGAAGTCTTATATACTAGGAAGTACAAAACGCCTTTATGTTGGATCGAAGTAGGTGAGAAAGGGGATTCTAGGACTCGAAGTAGTAAAAAAAACTATAAGTGGATAAAGTCAATTCAAGAGATAGTGAAGCAGATCTAGAGCCTCCAGAAGAGTTAT encodes:
- the LOC127126631 gene encoding probable glycosyltransferase At5g03795; protein product: MFPPSSLYHYSHNHDTSSFKSFWFFIPTTLALLTSLFIIFYVYYTSIIFTIHHQHHNLQPTLHFKSLSPTLLNNDSEFIKSNTFKLDDHGLQSQRGLSPQPSSKESNLHEHAIAYSLQKSEENNNVFHEREIFLEDYKEMNRSFKIYVYPHNKDDPFANVLLPMKTEPSGNYASESYFKKALMKSHLITKDPTEGDLFFMPFSIASLRHDRRVGVGGIKDFIRDYVRNINQKYPYWNRTGGADHFYVACHSIGRTAMDKAVDVKFNAIQVVCSSSYFLSGYITHKDACLPQIWPRNDNNNPSNLVSSIRKKLAFFAGAVNSPLRRIVVETWKNDSEIFVHHGRLKTPYADELLGSKFCLHVKGYEVNTARIGDSLYYGCVPVIVADYYDLPFVDVLNWKSFSVVVTTLDVPFLKKILKGVVSSGEYLMLHRNVLKVREHFQWHSPPLDFDVFYMVMYELWLRRSSIPLLLEDS